From Miscanthus floridulus cultivar M001 chromosome 15, ASM1932011v1, whole genome shotgun sequence, the proteins below share one genomic window:
- the LOC136508294 gene encoding uncharacterized protein, producing MEQISLGNRYKECRPRRTSSCQTKILVGKDVLHELEQRRSSPSVIAKLMGIDVLPPSNVVNSRHQEFKDVFEVSEEPPEAVTKERSHHFPKGLPSLKQRALRLKKLMPSKTLYGDDTHNCHVDCTDGLGRLNSVEINNPLFEKRPHDMNYSANYQYGKDTSSVCRTCPVGLANSSLSNFSLFSRGKNKDFNSIVVLEPPCLEKGHDPENVFSIPYLSPVNKNCRRGMKHKQSEFPVMKNGRDWQHILSTENNNVPRIRKERFLTSDPIDPLQIGQEASVHQFGNTDASCLGSSQRYSCGNDNFRQTNRSSSNSALLKIRRNAESAVGSKTLAEMFALSDSERLKLNSDSRAPIRRNMIDRDNGHSKDGCFIVLPKHAPLQSIRSSTDRNSCSEGSSQGKNNSNISNIYNNGKCRFDSFRDKPRLLKQIGSGSEAHLSNACCFQNLTADNFSTPDCLNEKVLFTTDEDLMQQPAESEASGFNLQVSRKQRVTTLPFRCHEDESISVSDHTDGTKSCKGSKEVEQPSPVSILEPPIDDDICFPGCLNYDDLQGMAKKQRDGHQYHNESEVTMSSDDEDHSFYQSLEAFQVEENWDFSYLLDILICSGIIVADWQLICKSWYLPGCPVGPRVFDRLERKYNKITTWAKPERRLLFDLVNSILSEVLAPCVDVHLWVQPSRHRVALCGPEGPVEKVWQTIVRQREDCVTGNPDEMVLDTNWLEVGNDSNMMGKQISRMLHGDLLEEVIVDFLG from the exons CAGAGGAGCCACCAGAGGCTGTCACAAAAGAGAGGTCCCATCATTTTCCAAAAGGCTTGCCAAGCTTGAAACAAAGAGCGCTAAGATTAAAAAAGCTTATGCCATCAAAAACACTCTACGGAGATGATACACATAATTGTCATGTGGATTGCACAGATGGCTTGGGTCGCTTGAACTCAGTGGAAATAAATAATCCTTTATTTGAGAAGCGCCCTCATGACATGAACTATTCTGCAAATTATCAGTATGGGAAAGATACATCAAGTGTTTGCAGGACTTGCCCTGTGGGTTTAGCCAATTCTTCACTCAGCAATTTCAGCCTTTTCTCAAGAGGAAAAaacaaagatttcaacagcattgtAGTTCTGGAACCACCATGCTTGGAAAAAGGGCATGATCCAGAAAATGTTTTTTCCATTCCATACCTTTCTCCTGTCAATAAGAACTGCAGGAGAGGCATGAAACATAAGCAATCTGAGTTTCCTGTAATGAAGAATGGAAGAGATTGGCAACATATATTAAGTACTGAAAATAATAATGTGCCTCGAATTAGAAAAGAAAGATTCTTGACTAGTGACCCCATTGATCCACTGCAAATTGGACAGGAAGCATCAGTTCATCAGTTTGGCAATACTGATGCGAGTTGTCTTGGATCATCTCAGAGGTATTCTTGTGGTAATGATAACTTTAGGCAAACTAACAGGTCATCATCAAACAGCGCGCTGTTGAAAATACGCCGGAATGCAGAATCTGCTGTTGGTTCGAAAACTCTTGCAGAAATGTTTGCTCTGTCTGATTCTGAAAGACTGAAGCTAAATTCAGATTCACGTGCTCCAATTCGACGTAATATGATTGACCGCGATAATGGTCATAGCAAGGATGGATGCTTTATAGTTTTACCAAAGCATGCACCTCTGCAATCTATCCGAAGCTCAACGGACAGAAATTCTTGCTCGGAAGGCTCCTCTCAGGGTAAAAATAATTCAAATATATCCAATATTTACAACAATGGGAAGTGTCGGTTTGATTCTTTCCGGGATAAACCAAGACTGCTGAAGCAAATTGGCAGTGGCAGTGAAGCTCACTTGAGCAATGCTTGCTGTTTCCAAAATCTGACAGCAGACAACTTTTCAACTCCTGATTGCTTAAATGAGAAAGTATTGTTCACAACAGATGAAGACTTAATGCAACAACCAGCTGAATCTGAAGCTTCTGGGTTCAACTTGCAGGTTTCTAGGAAACAACGG GTGACAACATTGCCTTTCCGTTGTCACGAGGATGAATCAATATCTGTTTCGGATCATACTGATGGTACAAAATCTTGTAAAGGCTCAAAAGAGGTTGAGCAACCAAGCCCAGTGTCCATCCTTGAGCCTCCAATTGATGATGATATTTGTTTTCCAGGATGTTTGAATTATGATGACTTGCAAGGGATGGCTA AGAAACAAAGAGATGGCCATCAATATCACAATGAATCTGAAGTTACcatgtcaagtgatgatgaagaccaTTCATTTTACCAATCTTTGGAAGCATTTCAGGTCGAGGAAAACTGGGACTTCTCATATCTCCTTGACATACTTATATGCTCTGGTATCATAGTTGCTGACTGGCAGCTCATCTGCAAGTCATGGTACTTGCCTGGTTGCCCTGTTGGCCCTCGTGTCTTTGATAGGCTTGAGAGGAAGTACAACAAAATCACCACATGGGCAAAACCTGAGAGGAGGCTTCTGTTCGACCTCGTGAATTCAATCCTTTCCGAGGTCCTTGCACCATGTGTTGATGTGCACCTGTGGGTGCAGCCTAGTAGACACCGTGTAGCTCTTTGCGGCCCTGAAGGACCTGTTGAGAAGGTTTGGCAGACAATTGTTAGGCAGCGGGAAGATTGTGTCACAGGGAATCCTGATGAGATGGTTCTTGATACAAACTGGCTGGAAGTAGGCAACGACAGCAATATGATGGGGAAGCAGATATCTAGGATGTTACATGGCGACCTCTTGGAAGAAGTCATAGTGGACTTCCTGGGATGA
- the LOC136507415 gene encoding uncharacterized protein: MWGSVLEVLENISEDGTDGEKKTIAYGLITRMESFEFVFILHLMIRVLGVTQELSQCLQKKNQNIVRAIGLIGSVMRNMNAMRENGWDDLFEEVKSFCVEKKIDIPNMEDMIPVRGRSKFRGAKLVTRYHHFHHGIFNVVIDQILCELNNRFLERSTQLLRWVACLDPNGSFANFEIEKLVELAVIYKDDFSDYDCVKLRGDLLVFIDEVKNDKDFGTCTDLGNLAEKMVQSDRHTHFPLVYRLIELALILPVATTTVERAFSAMNIIKTKWRNK; this comes from the coding sequence ATGTGGGGTTCTGTACTTGAGGTGTTAGAGAATATTAGTGAAGATGGAACTGATGGGGAAAAGAAAACTATTGCATATGGATTGATAACAAGAATGGAGTCATTTGAATTTGTGTTCATATTACATCTTATGATTAGAGTATTGGGGGTGACTCAAGAACTGTCACAATGTTTGCAAAAGAAAAATCAGAACATTGTTCGTGCAATAGGATTGATAGGTTCTGTGATGAGAAATATGAATGCCATGAGGGAAAATGGTTGGGATGATCTTTTTGAAGAGGTAAAAAGCTTTTGTGTCGAAAAGAAGATAGACATTCCTAATATGGAAGATATGATACCAGTTAGAGGTCGTTCCAAATTCCGTGGTGCCAAATTAGTGACACGCTACCATCATTTTCATCATGGGATTTTCAATGTTGTGATTGATCAGATTCTTTGTGAGTTAAACAATCGGTTTCTAGAAAGATCAACTCAACTCTTGAGATGGGTTGCTTGTCTTGATCCGAATGGTTCTTTTGCCAACTTTGAGATAGAGAAATTAGTTGAGCTTGCTGTGATCTATAAAGATGACTTCAGTGATTATGATTGTGTAAAGCTAAGGGGTGACCTTCTTGTATTCATTGATGAAGTCAAAAATGATAAAGATTTTGGCACTTGTACTGATCTTGGTAACCTTGCTGAGAAGATGGTTCAAAGTGATAGACATACACATTTTCCTTTGGTGTATCGTCTCATTGAACTTGCATTGATTTTGCCAGTGGCAACAACAACAGTTGAAAGAGCCTTCTCCGCTATGAATATTATCAAGACCAAATGGAGGAATAAATGA